AATGCTCGACGATTGATCAACCAGGTAGACCACCGCCAGCCGCTCGTTGCGACGGACCATTTGCAATTCGGCCGCAGAGAGTATCAACAACAGCAAGACCAGGCTGCGAAGGCCGCAGACGAACCAGCGCCGCACACGCCCCAGTGCCGACAGGCTGCGAAAACCCCACCACCAGACGAGCGGGATCAATAGCAATAGCGCGAGATAGGCAGGTGCGTCGCAGCGGAATCCGTAGCCAAACATGCGTCAGGTCCGTCCCTAGCCCACCCGGCGTCAAAGTCCTGGCCGAACTGGCCTGTGCCCTACATCAGCACGCGTTGCACGCGATGATTATTCGTGTCGAGCACATATATCCGTCCCTTGCTGTCGCGCACCACGGCCCACGGATTGTGCAACTCTCCCGGTCCGCGTCCCTCGTGCCCCCAGCATCCCAACGACTCGCCAGCGCGTGTGAACTTCTGCACGCGGTGGTTTCCGTACTCGCAAATGTAAACGTTGCCGGCGTCATCGAATACCAGATCGTAAGGATAATAGAGCTCTCCCGGGGCCGCCCCCGCAGTGCCCCACATGAAAAGAAGCTTTCCTTCGGTGTCGAAAACCTGGATGCGATGGTTGCAAGCGTCGGTGACCCAGATGCGATCCTGCTCGTCGATGACCAGGTCTTGCGGGCGGGAAAACTGCCCGGGCTCCGCGCCGTGCCCACCCCATTGCAGCAAAAACGTGCCGTCAGGTGCCAGCTTTTGGATACGGTCGTACTCTCCATACTCCGAGATGTACATATTGCCTTGCCGGTCTTGCACAGCGTCGGTCACCCAGCCGAACTCTCCGGGGCCTGGCCCCTCGGTGCCGCCAATCTGCTCGAGCATTTCGCCCAGTTGCGAGTAGATCAAAACCCGAAAGTAATGCGTGTCGGCCACTAACACCCGCCCCTGGCGATCGATCGAGATGCCTGTCGGGCGTCCGTTCGTGTGAACAGGCGTCTGCCACGAGCGAATGAAGTCGCCATCCGGGTTGAACACCTGGATTCGGGCCGTCATGTCGACGATGTAAAGATGATCCTGATCGTCGATGGCCATGGCCCGCGGCTTTTGTAAACGGCCATCCGATATTCCACGGCGGCCCCAGACGACGTCCAGTTTGCCAATCGTATTGGTCGACTCGCCGCAGCCAGTGGCCAGCAAACAGGCGATCAGCAGCCAAGACCATAGAGGCCAAGCTACCTCGCGCCATGGTGGCTCACGCGGAACCGCCCCTTGCGTAGCCTCTGCTATGGTCGAGCATGCCAGTGACCAGCGTGCGGAATTTGCCATACGGATCAGGGTCACAGTGAAAGGCACGCTGCCACGGATCGCGCAGCGACAAGGCGCTCGATTACCCACTTTCGTTCCCACCCACCCCCCTGGCTTACCCTGCCGAAGGCGAGCAGGAACTTGTGCGGCGGTAACTGTTCATCGCCGGTTTCCATCGCGGAAACTGCCACGACCCTCCATGTTGGCGAAAAAGTGGCCCAAAGCAAGTAATCTTCCACCCGAATGGCAGCTTTTTGGACCCTTGACCGGCGATCACAACCACCCATATAGTAATGCGTTGCGCCGCAGGCTGCGGCGTAGTCCGCATTTTCCCGTCCGCCGCACGGGAAGTTTGTTCTCCGTTGCACTTGTAGTCTCGACCGCCAACCCACCATGCCCCCGGTCATTCTTGATCTTCGCAGCGCCGACGATTCGCGTGATTGCATACATCGCGCCGTGCAAGCATTGGCCGAGGGAAAGATCGTGGCGTTTCCTACCGAAACGGTCTACGGCTTGGCGGCTTCGGCCCTCTCAGAATCGGCAGTCGCGCGATTGATCGGCAGCAAAAACCGGGCGCCAGGACGTCCACTAGCCCTGGCTGTACGCAGCGCCGAAGAGGCCTTGGACTACGTACCCAATCTCAGTTCGCTGGGACAGAGATTAGCCCGCCGCTGCTGGCCGGGCCCCGTAACGCTGGTCGTCGAGGATCACCATCCCGATGGGCTGACACGTCAATTACCCGCGTCGGTGCAGACGGCCGTGGCTCCCGAAGGAACGATAGGATTTCGCGTACCGGCTCATCATGCCATCTTGGACGTGCTGCGCTTGCTGGCCGGGCCGATCGTGCTGACCAGTGCCAACCGCAGCGGCCAGCCTGACGCGACTACGGCTCAGGAAGTGGTGCAAGCCATCGGCGACGACGTCAACGTCGTACTGGACGACGGGCAGTCGCGCTATGGCCAGCCCTCGAGCGTAGTTCGCGTGTATGACGATCGTTTCGAGTTGCTTCGTCAGGGAGTCGTCTCGGAGCAGACACTCAAGCGGCTGGCTAGCGCCGTGGTGTTGTTCGTCTGTACCGGCAACACCTGCCGTAGCCCGATGGCCGAAGCCATATTCCGTCAAGCGATGGCCGAACGACTGAAGTGCCGCATGAACGAGTTGGAAGATCGCGGCGTGGTGGCCGTCTCGGCCGGCCTGGCCGCCATGATGGGTGGCCGCGCGAGCCCCGAGGCCGTGGTCGTGCTCAAGCGCTGGGGCATCGACCTGTCGACGCATGAAAGCCAACCCATGACCGAGCAATTACTCAAGCATGCAGATCTGACCTTGGTGATGACCAGGTCGCATCGACAGGCCATTCTTAACGAATGGCCTGATCTCGCTAACCGCGTGCAGCTCTTGGCGCGCAATGGCACTGACATTTCGGATCCCATTGGCGGTCCGCCCGAAATGTACGAGCGCTGCGCCGCGCAAATCAAAGCCGAAGTGGCCGAGTGGGCAAACGAGATAAAACTTTAACGAGGCGTCCGACAACCGTATGGCCCGTCGCGTCAATGTGACGCCGATAGTGCCCGTGCCGTAATTTCGCGTGCCAGCTTTGTGTGAACGCGGCCCGTCATGCGGCGCGATACAAAAGCTGGCTTATGGCACACTCAAGTGGGGATTAAGACATGAAGATTGCCGTCGGCAGCGACCACCGCGGATTTGCCGTCAAAGAGAACGTCGTCCAATTGCTGAAGCGGCTGGGACACGAGGTCTGTGATTGCGGAACGCACGACGCGAATAGCGTCGACTATCCGGACATTGCCGCTGTTGTAGCCCATCAGGTTAGCACGCGAGAGGTCGATCGCGGTATCTTGATCTGCGGCACGGGAATCGGCATGTGCATCGCCGCAAACAAATACCCGGGTGTCCGTGCGGCGCCGTGCCATGACGATCTGTCGGCCGAGATGAGCCGCCGCCATAACGATTTGAACTTGCTTTGTCTGTCGGCCGACATGCTGGGTGAGAAACTCATCGACCGCATGGTCGAAATCTGGCTGCGCACCGAGTTCGAAGGGGGCCGACACGCGCGTCGTGTGGAAAAAATCGCGCAGATCGAGGCCTCTCAGCCGGCCCATTGATCGCTGAGGCTCCGTGGCCGCGATATGGCGCGCCGTCTCGTTATTGCAAACGCGCATTCGCTATGGCACGGTTCCGCGCTGGAGTGCCGCAATAATACTGTCGACGTCGTAAACACATCCTCCCCAAGTACCACCGCTGGCACCCTGTAAGGCGGCCCACAGGCGTGTGTCGTCAGGCAGCGCAGTGTCCGGGCGCAGATCTTCGCGCGGCGCGCGCTCGGCCAGCACCCTGGCTCCGGCCGTCGGTTCGAGCCGCGCGTGCTCGTCACCGACAAAATCAACTGTGCCCACCAGATTCTTGCAGTCGATCATGATTTGGATCAGGTCGCCGTCGCGCAGCTTGCCCAGCGGACCGCCGGCCAACGCCTCGGGACCAACATGGCCAATGCAGGCCCCCGTGCTCACGCCCGAAAAACGTGCGTCCGTCACGACCGTGACTTCATGACCCCAGGATAGATGTTTGAGCGCCGCGGTGATCTGATAGATCTCCTCCATGCCCGAGCCCACAGGGCCGCGGCCCGCCAATACGAGAACGTCGCCTGGCTTGATCGGGTGATCGCCACGCCCCTTGATGGCGGCGATGGCGTCCACTTCGCGCGTAAAGACGCGGGCCGGCCCCAGCTTGTGGTACACGCCCGCGGCATCTAGCACTTGCGGACTAATGGCGGTGCTTTTCACGACCGACCCTTGCGGCGCCAGATTGCCTCGCGGAAAGCAAACCGTGCTGGTCAGGCCTTTCTCGCGGGCTCGACGGGGCGACATAATCACATCATCCGGGTCGATGCCGTCTGCTTCGCTGAGCACGCGCCGCAAGGTGGTGCGCCGATCACTCTGCTGCCACCAGTCGAGCGACTCGCCGAGTGTGACGCCGGCCGCGGTCAGCACGCCCAAGTCCAACAAGCCGAGTTCGCGCAGGTGCAGCATCACCTCGGGCACACCGCCCGCCAAAAAAACTTGCACGGTGGGGTGCCCGACAGGCCCGTTGGGTAATGCGTCCACGAGCCGCGGAACTTGCAAGTTGACGCGCTGCCAATCCTCAACGGTCGGACGACGCAGTCCGGCCGCGTGTGCGATGGCCGGAATGTGCAGCAGCAGATTCGTCGATCCGCCAAACGCCGCGTGGACGGCCATGGCGTTGCGCACGGCCGCATCCGTCAGTATGTCGCTCAGCTTCATTCCCCTCGCCCGTAGATTCCAAAGCGCCCGCGCACTGCGGCGGGCCATATCGAGCCAGATCGGTTGCCCCGAAGGAGCAAGGGCCGCGTGCGGCAACGACATTCCCAGGGCCTCTCCCACGACTTGCGACGTCGCGGCAGTGCCCAGGAATTGACAGCCGCCCCCCGGCGATGCGCAGG
This genomic stretch from Pirellulales bacterium harbors:
- a CDS encoding L-threonylcarbamoyladenylate synthase — encoded protein: MPPVILDLRSADDSRDCIHRAVQALAEGKIVAFPTETVYGLAASALSESAVARLIGSKNRAPGRPLALAVRSAEEALDYVPNLSSLGQRLARRCWPGPVTLVVEDHHPDGLTRQLPASVQTAVAPEGTIGFRVPAHHAILDVLRLLAGPIVLTSANRSGQPDATTAQEVVQAIGDDVNVVLDDGQSRYGQPSSVVRVYDDRFELLRQGVVSEQTLKRLASAVVLFVCTGNTCRSPMAEAIFRQAMAERLKCRMNELEDRGVVAVSAGLAAMMGGRASPEAVVVLKRWGIDLSTHESQPMTEQLLKHADLTLVMTRSHRQAILNEWPDLANRVQLLARNGTDISDPIGGPPEMYERCAAQIKAEVAEWANEIKL
- the rpiB gene encoding ribose 5-phosphate isomerase B — translated: MKIAVGSDHRGFAVKENVVQLLKRLGHEVCDCGTHDANSVDYPDIAAVVAHQVSTREVDRGILICGTGIGMCIAANKYPGVRAAPCHDDLSAEMSRRHNDLNLLCLSADMLGEKLIDRMVEIWLRTEFEGGRHARRVEKIAQIEASQPAH
- a CDS encoding YjhG/YagF family D-xylonate dehydratase codes for the protein MNPRGLFDTEEVLGGRLNGVAGVQTHAAGPAGALPLSEQMLRDWPSGDIFGLTQNAGMGWPVTEMLGPQFVLLSTQGGIRAEDGSPIALGYHTGHWEVGLLVQAAARELKAAGGVPFAAFCSDPCDGRTQGTTGMFDSLPYRNDAATIFRRLIRSLPTRKGVLGVATCDKGLPAMMLALAGSRELPCILVPGGVTLPPTEGEDAGKVQSVGARFAHQEISLEEAAQLACRACASPGGGCQFLGTAATSQVVGEALGMSLPHAALAPSGQPIWLDMARRSARALWNLRARGMKLSDILTDAAVRNAMAVHAAFGGSTNLLLHIPAIAHAAGLRRPTVEDWQRVNLQVPRLVDALPNGPVGHPTVQVFLAGGVPEVMLHLRELGLLDLGVLTAAGVTLGESLDWWQQSDRRTTLRRVLSEADGIDPDDVIMSPRRAREKGLTSTVCFPRGNLAPQGSVVKSTAISPQVLDAAGVYHKLGPARVFTREVDAIAAIKGRGDHPIKPGDVLVLAGRGPVGSGMEEIYQITAALKHLSWGHEVTVVTDARFSGVSTGACIGHVGPEALAGGPLGKLRDGDLIQIMIDCKNLVGTVDFVGDEHARLEPTAGARVLAERAPREDLRPDTALPDDTRLWAALQGASGGTWGGCVYDVDSIIAALQRGTVP
- a CDS encoding NHL repeat-containing protein; this translates as MANSARWSLACSTIAEATQGAVPREPPWREVAWPLWSWLLIACLLATGCGESTNTIGKLDVVWGRRGISDGRLQKPRAMAIDDQDHLYIVDMTARIQVFNPDGDFIRSWQTPVHTNGRPTGISIDRQGRVLVADTHYFRVLIYSQLGEMLEQIGGTEGPGPGEFGWVTDAVQDRQGNMYISEYGEYDRIQKLAPDGTFLLQWGGHGAEPGQFSRPQDLVIDEQDRIWVTDACNHRIQVFDTEGKLLFMWGTAGAAPGELYYPYDLVFDDAGNVYICEYGNHRVQKFTRAGESLGCWGHEGRGPGELHNPWAVVRDSKGRIYVLDTNNHRVQRVLM